The following proteins are co-located in the Hydractinia symbiolongicarpus strain clone_291-10 chromosome 7, HSymV2.1, whole genome shotgun sequence genome:
- the LOC130649152 gene encoding zinc metalloproteinase nas-36-like, producing the protein MKRYLGVQVLLLIGFLICPYTTAAKTLGEPDDFEGSNDAEDTDEIENTDDDEKENDEDDDNDDEEISASPELNLNHDKGLTQGDMRLDPEQKSLFEGDKSDDSNKRAVSKSHLWKNNTVYYKFSQGFKPETKSAIKNAIKEWQKTFKGCLAFVHLKNSESLMKNISSKEFWEKMVPHIFFSSHKIGCWLGDGILPGQQILSVDESCGDKGTVMRLIGQAVGLENEINRPDRSKFIEVLEKNIYDFMNDIFEISKDIDSMGYPFDFWSIMNLAPTFGSKNKKPTIEVQKKYRYLQTDLGQRSYLSFLNIARVRAMYKCNKIPSPESKNVCVSKATKGRDYRGKLDYTEEGVTCQPWNMKYPHRHDYDSSNQADGLGKHNYCRNPGGKRERPWCFTTLMDTEKQYCDLKICKENESE; encoded by the exons ATGAAAAGATATCTTGGTGTTCAGGTGCTCTTGTTAATTGGTTTCCTGATATGTCCATATACAACTGCTGCAAAAACACTAGGTGAACCTGATGACTTTGAAGGGTCTAACGATGCTGAAGATACTGACGAAATTGAAAACACTGATGATGACGAAAAGGAAAACGACGAAGATGATGACAATGATGATGAAGAAATCAGCGCTTCACCTGAGTTGAACCTTAACCATG ATAAAGGATTGACTCAAGGCGATATGCGGTTAGATCCAGAGCAAAAATCGTTATTTGAAGGCGACAAGAGTGATGATAGCAACAAAAGAGCTGTCAGTAAGAGTCATCTTTGGAAGAATAACACTGTTTACTACAAATTTAGTCAGGGTTTCA AACCCGAAACAAAATCTGCaattaaaaatgcaataaaGGAGTGGCAAAagacatttaaaggctgtcttGCGTTTGTGCATTTAAAAAACAGCGAATCTTTAATGAAGAATATCAGCAGCAAAGAGTTTTGGGAAAAAATGGTCCCTCATATCTTCTTCTCAAGCCACAAAATAGg ATGTTGGTTAGGAGATGGTATTCTTCCTGGTCAGCAAATCTTGTCTGTTGATGAATCTTGTGGTGATAAAGGAACTGTCATGCGTCTAATTGGACAAGCTGTTGGATTGGAAAATGAAATCAACAGGCCAGATCGAAGTAAATTTATAGAAGTTCTTGAGAAAAACATATATGACTTCATGAACGATATTTTTG AAATATCGAAAGACATTGACAGCATGGGATATCCATTTGACTTTTGGTCAATTATGAATCTCGCACCAACATTTGGttccaaaaataaaaagccAACAATTGaagttcaaaaaaaatatcggtaCCTACAAACTGATCTTGGTCAACGAAGCTATTTATCCTTTCTTAACATTGCTCGAGTCAGAGCTATGTACAAGTGTAATAAAATTCCAAGCCCGGAAAGCAAAAATGTTTGCGTTAGCAAAGCTACTAAAGGTCGTGATTACAGAGGCAAGTTGGATTACACAGAAGAAGGAGTAACGTGCCAACCCTGGAACATGAAGTATCCACATCGTCATGACTACGATTCGAGTAACCAAGCCGACGGGCTTGGTAAGCATAATTATTGTCGTAACCCAGGTGGCAAAAGAGAGCGACCATGGTGTTTCACAACATTAATGGATACTGAAAAGCAATACTGCGATCTGAAAATTTGCAAGGAAAATGAAAGTGAATAA